One genomic region from Nostoc sphaeroides encodes:
- a CDS encoding FG-GAP repeat domain-containing protein, protein MPFDFNGDGRDDFIRQEKGAYAVDDILTAQVYLSNGNGTFSSQLLTDYTIMKGDLTNLIVADYNGDGRDDFIRQEKGAYAVDDILTAQVYLSNGNGTFSSQLLTDYTIMKGDLTNLIVADYNGDGRDDFIRQEKGAYAVDDILTAQVYLSNGNGTFSSQLLTDYTIMKGDFTNLIVGDYNGDGRDDFIRQEKGAYAVDDILTAQVYLSNGNGTFSSQLLTDYTIMKGDFTNLIVGDYNGDGRDDFIRQEKGAYAVDDILTAQVYLSNGNGTFSSQLLTDYTIMKGDLTNLIVGDYNGDGRDDFIRQEKGAYAVDDILTAQVYLSNGNGTFSSQLLTDYTIMKGDLTNLIVADYNGDGRDDFIRQEKGAYAVDDILTAQVYLSNGNGTFSSQLLTDYTIMKGDLVNIIA, encoded by the coding sequence ATGCCTTTTGATTTTAACGGTGATGGTAGAGATGACTTTATTCGCCAAGAAAAAGGTGCATATGCTGTTGATGATATTCTCACAGCCCAAGTCTATCTCTCTAATGGAAACGGCACATTTTCCAGCCAACTTTTGACTGATTACACAATCATGAAAGGTGATTTGACCAATCTGATTGTGGCAGACTATAACGGTGATGGTAGAGATGACTTTATTCGCCAAGAAAAAGGTGCATATGCTGTTGATGATATTCTCACAGCCCAAGTCTATCTCTCCAATGGAAACGGCACATTTTCCAGCCAGCTTTTAACTGATTATACAATCATGAAAGGTGATTTGACCAATCTGATTGTGGCAGACTATAACGGTGATGGTAGAGATGACTTTATTCGCCAAGAAAAAGGTGCATATGCTGTTGATGATATTCTCACAGCCCAAGTCTATCTCTCCAATGGAAACGGCACATTTTCCAGCCAGCTTTTGACTGATTACACAATCATGAAAGGTGATTTCACCAATCTGATTGTGGGAGACTATAACGGTGATGGTAGAGATGATTTTATTCGCCAAGAAAAAGGTGCATATGCTGTTGATGATATTCTCACAGCCCAAGTCTATCTCTCCAATGGAAACGGCACATTTTCCAGCCAGCTTTTGACTGATTATACAATCATGAAAGGTGATTTCACCAATCTGATTGTGGGAGACTATAACGGTGATGGTAGAGATGATTTTATTCGCCAAGAAAAAGGTGCATATGCTGTTGATGATATTCTCACAGCCCAAGTCTATCTCTCCAATGGAAACGGCACATTTTCCAGCCAACTTTTAACTGATTATACAATCATGAAAGGTGATTTAACCAATCTGATTGTGGGAGACTATAACGGTGACGGTAGAGATGATTTTATTCGCCAAGAAAAAGGTGCATATGCTGTTGATGATATTCTTACAGCCCAAGTCTATCTCTCCAATGGAAACGGCACATTTTCCAGCCAACTTTTAACTGATTATACAATCATGAAAGGTGATTTAACCAATCTGATTGTCGCCGACTATAACGGTGACGGTAGAGATGACTTTATTCGCCAAGAGAAAGGTGCATATGCTGTTGATGATATTCTCACCGCCCAAGTCTATCTCTCCAATGGAAACGGCACATTTTCCAGCCAACTTTTGACTGATTACACAATCATGAAAGGTGATTTGGTCAATATCATTGCTTAA
- a CDS encoding GAF domain-containing protein has protein sequence MKAGQIDTEMARLEALRQYQILDTEPEEAYDNLAQLAAFICGTPISLVNFIDENRQWFKAKVGLNVSEMPRNVGLSYLCQEQRNIVVVPDTLADEKLANNAVVTGYPYVRFYAGVPLITPQGDMLGTLCVIDQVPKELNQKQVEALVALSRLVIDQLELKRHVTEVSQISAKLVAHQQAAHAESESARIRIANLLESITDAFFALDKKWRFTYINGQAELLLQKTQNELLGQSIWEVFPEFIDTTFSREYHRAILEQVSVEFEEFYQPLNCWLQVHAYPAKDGLSVYFQDITKRRRTAEALRESEERWQLALNGNNDGIWDWNLKTNEVFFSTRWKEMLGYKDHEVSNGWDEWTKLIHPDERDWVLQAFQDHFAKKTPFYVCEYRVQCQDGSYKWILDRGQALWDASGDIVRMVGSYTDITDRKQADEELKRQNLRSQLFAQITLKIRESLQINEILQTTVTEVQKLLQADRVLIFQLEPDGSGTVVQEAVLPGWPIILGRNVFDPCFKEEYIERYRQGRISAMEDIQAAHIQPCHREFLQQFAVKANLVVPILVRDGIWGLLLAHQCAAPRQWNNFETELLQQLANQIGIALSQAQLLEKQSQQSQELARSNAELEQFAYVASHDLQEPLRMVTSYLQLLERRYKNQLDANADQFINYAVDGARRMQTLINDLLNYSRVSTRGQPFITVNCSIVLEQAIANLQIAIADNKAIVTYDSLPEVMADTTQLIQVFQNLIGNAIKFCRHQQPRIHIGVAKPNGNLDGESLNVIPSVDEWLFWVRDNGIGLESQYAERIFIIFQRLHGRDKYPGTGIGLAICKKIIERHGGRIWVESKLGQGSTFYFTIPDRAGKQSWAS, from the coding sequence ATGAAAGCTGGACAAATTGATACAGAAATGGCAAGGCTAGAAGCCCTCCGCCAGTATCAAATTCTTGACACCGAACCGGAAGAAGCTTACGACAATCTTGCTCAGTTAGCGGCATTTATTTGTGGTACGCCTATCTCCTTGGTAAATTTCATTGATGAAAACCGTCAATGGTTTAAGGCAAAAGTAGGTTTAAATGTATCAGAAATGCCCCGGAATGTTGGCTTATCTTACCTTTGCCAAGAGCAGCGTAATATTGTAGTGGTTCCTGATACCCTAGCTGATGAAAAATTGGCAAATAATGCGGTAGTAACTGGCTATCCTTATGTGCGTTTTTATGCGGGTGTACCCCTAATTACGCCGCAGGGAGATATGCTAGGAACTCTGTGTGTAATTGACCAAGTTCCAAAAGAATTGAACCAAAAACAAGTGGAGGCGCTTGTGGCTCTAAGTCGCTTGGTAATCGACCAACTAGAACTTAAGCGTCATGTAACTGAGGTATCTCAAATTAGCGCGAAGCTAGTGGCGCACCAGCAAGCAGCACACGCCGAGTCAGAATCGGCCAGAATCCGCATTGCTAATTTGCTAGAAAGCATCACTGATGCGTTTTTTGCCTTAGATAAAAAGTGGCGATTCACTTACATTAATGGTCAAGCAGAATTACTGTTGCAAAAAACCCAGAATGAATTATTAGGTCAAAGCATCTGGGAGGTATTTCCAGAATTCATAGACACAACATTCTCTCGTGAGTATCACAGAGCAATCTTAGAACAGGTGAGTGTAGAATTTGAGGAGTTTTATCAGCCACTAAATTGCTGGCTTCAAGTCCACGCCTATCCTGCAAAAGACGGCTTGTCTGTTTATTTCCAAGACATTACTAAACGACGGCGAACAGCAGAAGCACTACGAGAGAGTGAAGAACGCTGGCAATTAGCATTAAATGGTAATAATGATGGTATTTGGGACTGGAACCTCAAGACTAATGAAGTGTTCTTCTCAACTCGCTGGAAAGAAATGCTCGGTTATAAAGACCACGAAGTTTCCAACGGTTGGGATGAATGGACAAAACTAATCCACCCCGATGAGCGAGATTGGGTACTTCAAGCCTTCCAAGACCACTTTGCCAAGAAAACACCCTTTTATGTCTGTGAATATCGAGTCCAGTGCCAAGACGGCAGCTATAAATGGATTCTAGATCGAGGACAGGCACTTTGGGACGCATCGGGTGATATAGTTCGTATGGTGGGTTCTTATACTGATATCACAGATCGCAAGCAGGCAGATGAAGAATTAAAGCGGCAGAATTTGCGATCGCAATTATTTGCCCAAATCACCCTGAAAATTCGAGAATCTTTACAAATAAACGAAATTCTTCAAACTACCGTTACTGAAGTACAAAAACTATTACAAGCTGACCGAGTTTTAATTTTTCAACTAGAGCCTGATGGTTCGGGAACAGTAGTACAAGAGGCGGTGCTACCTGGTTGGCCGATAATTTTGGGAAGAAATGTTTTTGACCCCTGTTTTAAAGAAGAATATATAGAAAGATATCGCCAGGGCAGAATCAGTGCAATGGAAGACATTCAAGCTGCTCACATTCAACCATGCCATCGAGAATTTCTTCAGCAGTTTGCTGTCAAAGCTAACCTCGTAGTGCCAATTCTCGTCAGGGACGGCATTTGGGGTTTGTTGCTAGCTCATCAGTGTGCTGCACCTCGACAGTGGAATAACTTTGAGACGGAGTTGTTACAGCAACTAGCTAACCAAATTGGGATTGCTTTATCTCAAGCGCAACTATTAGAAAAACAAAGCCAGCAAAGTCAAGAACTCGCTCGTTCTAATGCGGAATTGGAACAATTTGCCTATGTCGCTTCCCATGACTTACAAGAGCCTTTGCGGATGGTAACGAGTTATTTACAACTACTAGAGCGAAGATACAAAAATCAACTTGATGCCAATGCCGATCAGTTTATCAACTACGCAGTAGATGGGGCGCGGCGGATGCAGACGCTGATAAATGATTTGTTGAATTATTCTCGCGTCAGCACCCGTGGACAGCCCTTTATAACAGTAAATTGTAGTATTGTCTTAGAACAAGCGATCGCTAATCTGCAAATTGCGATCGCGGATAATAAAGCAATTGTCACTTACGATTCTCTACCTGAAGTAATGGCTGATACTACCCAATTAATACAAGTATTTCAAAACCTGATTGGCAATGCGATCAAATTTTGCCGTCATCAACAGCCACGAATTCACATCGGCGTAGCGAAGCCAAATGGAAATCTAGATGGGGAAAGTTTAAATGTTATACCGTCGGTAGATGAATGGTTATTCTGGGTACGCGATAATGGCATAGGTTTGGAATCCCAGTATGCTGAACGTATTTTTATAATTTTTCAGCGCTTGCACGGTAGAGATAAGTATCCCGGTACTGGAATTGGTCTGGCAATTTGTAAAAAAATTATAGAACGCCACGGCGGCCGGATCTGGGTTGAGTCGAAACTGGGTCAAGGCTCGACTTTCTACTTCACAATTCCAGATAGAGCAGGTAAGCAATCGTGGGCATCATAA
- the yidD gene encoding membrane protein insertion efficiency factor YidD, translated as MKLLLIWLIRGYRMFISPLFLPTCRFQPTCSMYAIEAIERFGVLRGSWMATRRILRCHPFHPGGYDPVPEVVEKVKEE; from the coding sequence ATGAAATTATTATTGATTTGGCTGATTCGGGGCTACCGAATGTTTATCTCGCCTTTGTTTCTCCCGACTTGTCGCTTTCAACCAACTTGTTCGATGTATGCTATTGAAGCTATTGAACGATTTGGAGTGTTGCGTGGTAGCTGGATGGCAACTCGGCGGATTTTGCGCTGTCATCCGTTTCATCCAGGTGGTTACGATCCAGTGCCAGAGGTGGTGGAGAAGGTGAAGGAGGAGTAG
- the ychF gene encoding redox-regulated ATPase YchF → MLRAGIVGLPNVGKSTLFNAVVANAKAEAANFPFCTIEPNVGVVAVPDERLNVLAKIASSAQIIPARVEFVDIAGLVKGASQGEGLGNQFLSHIREVDAIVHVVRCFENDDIIHVAGSVDPARDIEIINIELGLSDLAQIERRIDRTRKQARTSKDAQFEITVLEKLAAALNEGKSVRQVSLNEEETEIIKGLELLTYKPIIYAANVSEDELATGNHFVETVRQIAATENAQVVIVSAQVEAELVELPESDKADFLASLGVEEGGLKSLIRATYMLLGLRTYFTCGPKETRAWTINAGMSAPQAAGVIHSDFERGFIRAETVAYKDLVTTGSMNAAKEKGLVRSEGKEYVVQEGDVMLFRFNV, encoded by the coding sequence ATGCTAAGAGCCGGAATTGTCGGACTTCCCAACGTCGGAAAATCTACTTTATTTAATGCTGTAGTTGCTAATGCTAAGGCTGAAGCAGCTAACTTCCCTTTTTGCACGATTGAACCGAATGTCGGCGTTGTCGCAGTACCGGATGAACGGTTAAATGTTCTTGCTAAGATTGCCAGTTCGGCACAAATTATCCCGGCGCGGGTTGAATTTGTGGATATTGCCGGTTTAGTTAAGGGTGCAAGTCAGGGTGAGGGACTAGGGAATCAATTCCTATCCCACATCCGGGAAGTTGATGCGATCGTCCATGTGGTACGTTGTTTTGAGAATGATGATATTATCCACGTTGCTGGTTCTGTTGACCCAGCGCGAGATATTGAAATCATTAATATAGAACTGGGTTTATCAGATTTAGCACAAATTGAGCGGCGAATTGACCGCACTCGCAAACAAGCTCGTACCAGTAAAGATGCACAGTTTGAAATCACAGTCTTAGAAAAATTAGCTGCGGCTTTAAATGAAGGTAAATCGGTGCGTCAGGTAAGCTTGAATGAAGAAGAAACAGAAATTATTAAAGGGTTAGAACTGCTCACTTATAAACCGATTATCTACGCCGCGAATGTATCTGAGGATGAGTTGGCAACTGGTAATCATTTTGTCGAAACAGTCCGGCAAATTGCTGCAACAGAAAATGCCCAAGTTGTGATAGTTTCGGCTCAAGTTGAAGCTGAATTAGTGGAATTACCAGAGTCAGATAAAGCTGATTTCCTCGCGTCTTTAGGTGTGGAAGAAGGCGGTTTGAAATCGTTGATTCGGGCAACTTACATGCTTTTAGGCTTGCGGACATATTTCACTTGTGGCCCTAAAGAAACCCGCGCTTGGACAATTAATGCGGGAATGTCTGCACCTCAAGCTGCTGGTGTAATCCACAGTGATTTTGAACGGGGATTTATTCGCGCCGAAACTGTCGCTTATAAAGATTTGGTAACGACTGGTTCGATGAATGCTGCGAAGGAGAAAGGGTTGGTTCGCAGTGAAGGGAAAGAATATGTTGTGCAGGAAGGGGATGTAATGTTGTTCAGATTTAATGTGTAG
- a CDS encoding response regulator, whose amino-acid sequence MAGKNIKVLLVEDNPGDVFLLQEFLKEVTTVVVDLMPVERLSEALNYLAKELFDVILLDLSLPDSQGLETFVITHHQAKATPIIVLTGINDETLAIKAMQEGAQDYLVKGQVTGDLLVRSMRYAIERQRADNALRQSEERFRVALKNSPIFVYNQDCELRYTWVYNPSNGLTVEEMLGKQDLDIIPVEDAQRLTTIKREVLTTGIGRREEVSITIKDTTRYYDLTVEPLRNESQEIVGVTCASIDISERQAALRDRKLAEEKIREQAALLDVATDAICVRDLNNQIIFWNKGAETLFGWKATEAWGKNANELLYDEFSPEIEAALLQVVSKGKWQGELNKLTKMNKEILVASRWSLVCDEQGKPKSILTVDTDITEKKHLEAQLFRAQRLESIGTLASGIAHDLNNILTPILAGAQLLPLKFPDADERTRHLLEILEINARRGADLVKQVLSFARGVEGKRITLQLRHIIVELGKILKETFPKSIEISTDVPQDLWMVSGDSTQLHQVLMNLCVNARDAMPNGGSLTISAENLLIDENYARMNLEAKQGPYTVITVSDTGTGIPREILDRIFEPFFTTKDVGQGTGLGLSTVLGIVKSHGGFVNVYSEPGSGTSFKVYLPAVGGMETFTPEELPPQTGHGELILVVDDEVAILEITRTSLEAHNYKILVANDGIEAIALYAKNRDKISAVLMDIMLPSLDGLTAIRTLQKINPQVRIIASSGLMSDNKLSAVAAIGVNTFLSKPYTVNELLLSLQKVLS is encoded by the coding sequence ATGGCAGGTAAAAATATTAAAGTATTGTTAGTAGAAGATAATCCTGGTGATGTATTTTTATTACAAGAGTTTTTAAAAGAAGTTACCACAGTTGTAGTTGATTTGATGCCAGTTGAACGACTTTCGGAAGCACTCAACTACTTAGCTAAGGAACTTTTTGATGTAATTTTGTTAGACCTCTCGCTGCCAGATAGCCAGGGATTAGAAACCTTTGTCATCACTCACCATCAAGCAAAAGCCACTCCGATAATTGTACTAACGGGTATAAATGATGAAACCCTAGCAATTAAAGCAATGCAAGAAGGGGCGCAAGATTATTTGGTGAAAGGGCAAGTAACTGGCGACTTGCTGGTGCGCTCCATGCGTTATGCCATCGAACGTCAACGGGCAGACAACGCACTGCGACAGAGTGAGGAACGATTTCGGGTAGCCCTGAAAAACTCTCCCATCTTCGTCTACAACCAAGATTGCGAGTTACGGTACACCTGGGTTTACAATCCTTCCAATGGATTGACAGTTGAAGAAATGTTGGGCAAACAAGACTTGGATATAATCCCAGTTGAAGATGCTCAACGTCTCACCACAATTAAACGTGAAGTGTTAACCACTGGCATAGGAAGGCGAGAGGAAGTATCAATAACAATCAAAGATACAACTCGATATTACGATTTGACAGTTGAGCCATTGCGGAATGAGTCGCAAGAAATAGTCGGCGTGACATGCGCCAGTATTGATATTAGCGAACGACAAGCCGCACTACGCGATCGCAAATTAGCAGAAGAAAAAATCCGCGAACAAGCAGCATTACTTGATGTCGCCACAGATGCCATTTGCGTGCGAGATTTAAACAATCAAATTATCTTCTGGAACAAAGGCGCAGAAACACTTTTCGGTTGGAAAGCGACAGAAGCTTGGGGTAAAAATGCTAATGAGCTTTTGTATGACGAATTTTCACCAGAAATTGAAGCGGCTTTATTACAAGTTGTTAGTAAAGGAAAGTGGCAGGGTGAGTTAAATAAACTTACTAAAATGAACAAAGAAATCCTTGTTGCTAGTCGCTGGAGTTTGGTGTGCGATGAGCAAGGCAAACCCAAATCAATTCTCACCGTTGACACAGATATTACCGAAAAAAAACACCTAGAAGCCCAATTGTTTCGCGCCCAACGTTTGGAAAGTATTGGCACTTTAGCTAGTGGCATTGCTCACGACCTCAACAATATCCTGACACCTATTTTGGCAGGAGCGCAACTGCTACCGCTCAAATTTCCTGATGCAGATGAGCGAACTCGCCATCTATTAGAGATTTTGGAAATCAATGCTAGACGCGGTGCTGATTTAGTCAAACAGGTGCTATCCTTTGCGCGGGGTGTAGAAGGGAAGCGCATCACTTTGCAACTCAGACATATAATTGTGGAACTAGGCAAAATTCTCAAAGAGACATTTCCCAAATCCATAGAAATTAGCACTGATGTACCGCAGGATTTGTGGATGGTTTCTGGAGATAGCACCCAACTGCATCAAGTGCTGATGAACCTCTGCGTTAACGCCCGCGATGCTATGCCCAATGGCGGTAGTTTAACTATCTCTGCTGAGAATCTGTTAATTGACGAAAATTATGCCCGAATGAACTTGGAAGCTAAACAGGGGCCTTACACAGTGATTACTGTCTCCGATACTGGAACTGGGATTCCGAGAGAAATCTTAGATAGAATTTTCGAGCCATTTTTTACCACAAAAGATGTCGGACAAGGCACTGGTTTAGGACTTTCCACCGTGTTGGGGATAGTTAAAAGCCACGGAGGTTTTGTGAACGTGTATAGTGAACCGGGAAGTGGCACAAGCTTTAAGGTTTACTTACCAGCAGTGGGGGGAATGGAAACATTCACTCCAGAAGAATTGCCACCACAGACAGGACATGGAGAATTGATTTTGGTTGTGGATGATGAAGTTGCAATTCTTGAGATTACCAGAACATCACTAGAAGCTCACAACTATAAAATCTTAGTTGCCAATGATGGCATTGAGGCGATCGCGCTGTACGCTAAAAATAGGGACAAAATTAGTGCTGTACTAATGGATATTATGCTGCCCTCGCTGGATGGTTTAACTGCCATCCGTACCCTGCAAAAAATCAACCCCCAAGTCAGAATTATTGCCAGCAGTGGACTTATGTCTGACAATAAGCTCAGTGCAGTAGCTGCTATTGGTGTCAATACCTTTTTGTCGAAGCCCTATACTGTCAACGAATTATTGCTTTCTTTACAAAAAGTATTATCGTGA
- the ilvB gene encoding biosynthetic-type acetolactate synthase large subunit: MRSQSVSTGESLSQISLPQTENHKQSRASSPPVVPKRASGGFALLDSLHRHGVEYIFGYPGGAILPIYDDLYKVEATGAIKHILVRHEQGAAHAADGYARATGKVGVCFGTSGPGATNLVTGIATAYMDSIPMIVVTGQVARPSIGTDAFQETDIYGITLPIVKHSYVVRDPKDMARIVAEAFHIASSGRPGPVLIDVPKDVALEEFDYVPVKPGSVKLRGYRPTVKGNPRQINAAIQLITESRRPLLYVGGGAIAASAHEEIKELAELFDIPVTTTLMGIGAFDEHHPLALGMLGMHGTAYANFAVSDCDLLICVGARFDDRVTGKLDEFASRAKVIHIDIDPAEVGKNRVPEVPIVGDVRNVLVDLLRRCKETGVKATPNQNQEWLNLVNRWRDEYPLIVPHHADSISPQEVIVEVNSQAPNAFYTTDVGQHQMWAAQFLKNGPRRWISSAGLGTMGFGLPAAMGAKVAFPDEEVICISGDASFQMCLQELGTLAQYGINVKTIIINNGWQGMVRQWQQAFYGERYSCSNMEVGMPDVELLAKAYGIKGMVISDRSELKDAIAEMLAHKGPVILNAHVTRDENCYPMVAPGKSNAQMVGLQKQAPKAATEPVYCSHCNAKNAPTHNFCAECGTKL; encoded by the coding sequence GTGCGTTCACAAAGTGTCTCCACAGGAGAATCGCTTTCCCAAATCAGTCTCCCACAAACAGAGAATCACAAACAGTCCCGTGCTTCTAGCCCCCCAGTCGTGCCCAAACGTGCATCTGGTGGTTTTGCTCTCCTTGACAGTCTTCATCGCCACGGCGTTGAATATATTTTTGGTTATCCTGGTGGAGCAATTCTACCAATTTACGACGACCTGTATAAGGTGGAAGCAACTGGTGCTATAAAGCACATTCTCGTGAGACACGAGCAAGGTGCAGCCCACGCCGCCGATGGTTACGCCCGTGCCACGGGTAAAGTAGGAGTATGCTTTGGCACTTCTGGGCCAGGAGCAACTAATTTGGTGACAGGCATCGCCACCGCCTACATGGATTCAATCCCGATGATTGTTGTCACGGGACAGGTAGCACGGCCGTCAATTGGTACAGATGCGTTTCAGGAAACCGATATTTACGGGATTACGCTACCGATCGTTAAGCACTCTTATGTAGTGCGCGATCCTAAAGATATGGCGCGAATTGTCGCCGAAGCCTTCCACATCGCTAGCAGTGGGCGCCCGGGGCCAGTTTTGATTGATGTCCCCAAAGATGTCGCTTTAGAAGAATTTGACTATGTGCCTGTAAAACCAGGTTCAGTGAAATTACGCGGTTATCGTCCCACGGTGAAGGGAAATCCCCGGCAAATTAATGCCGCGATCCAGTTGATTACTGAAAGCCGCCGTCCTCTACTGTATGTGGGTGGTGGTGCGATCGCAGCTAGTGCCCATGAAGAAATCAAAGAACTAGCTGAATTATTCGATATCCCTGTCACCACAACCTTAATGGGGATCGGTGCATTTGACGAACATCATCCCCTAGCTTTGGGAATGTTGGGGATGCATGGCACAGCTTACGCTAACTTTGCCGTTAGTGATTGCGACTTGCTGATTTGCGTCGGCGCTAGATTTGACGATCGCGTGACAGGCAAGTTAGACGAATTCGCCTCCCGCGCCAAAGTAATTCACATCGACATCGATCCGGCAGAAGTCGGCAAAAACCGCGTTCCCGAAGTGCCCATCGTCGGCGATGTGCGGAATGTGTTAGTAGACTTGTTGCGTCGCTGCAAAGAGACAGGCGTTAAGGCTACCCCTAATCAAAACCAAGAGTGGTTAAATTTAGTTAACCGTTGGCGCGATGAGTATCCTCTCATAGTGCCGCACCATGCCGACAGCATTTCACCCCAAGAAGTAATTGTAGAAGTCAATAGCCAAGCACCCAACGCTTTCTACACCACAGATGTTGGACAGCATCAAATGTGGGCAGCACAATTCCTGAAGAATGGCCCAAGGCGCTGGATTTCTAGCGCTGGTTTGGGAACAATGGGTTTTGGCTTACCTGCGGCAATGGGCGCGAAAGTGGCGTTTCCTGATGAAGAAGTCATCTGTATTAGCGGTGATGCTAGTTTCCAAATGTGTTTGCAGGAACTAGGGACACTTGCACAATATGGGATAAATGTCAAGACAATAATTATCAATAACGGCTGGCAAGGGATGGTACGCCAGTGGCAGCAAGCCTTCTATGGTGAGCGTTACTCATGCTCAAACATGGAAGTAGGGATGCCAGACGTAGAGTTGTTAGCTAAAGCTTATGGCATTAAGGGCATGGTGATTAGCGATCGCAGCGAATTAAAAGATGCGATCGCCGAAATGCTAGCACACAAAGGCCCGGTGATATTGAATGCCCACGTCACCAGAGACGAAAACTGCTATCCAATGGTAGCCCCTGGCAAGAGCAACGCTCAAATGGTCGGCTTGCAAAAGCAAGCGCCAAAAGCCGCAACAGAACCAGTGTATTGTAGTCATTGCAATGCCAAAAATGCTCCCACTCACAACTTCTGTGCTGAGTGTGGGACTAAGTTGTAA
- a CDS encoding response regulator, with protein MPIEVLLVEDNPGDAQLTRIALEDSKISIHLNVVEDGVEAMAFLRKQDKYVEAAHPDIVLLDLNLPRKDGREVLAEIKGDENLKRIPVVILTTSQAEEDILKAYNLCANCYITKPVDFDQFVKIVQSIENFWFAIVKLPPE; from the coding sequence ATGCCTATTGAGGTTTTGTTAGTAGAGGATAATCCTGGCGATGCCCAACTCACACGCATCGCCCTAGAAGATAGCAAAATCTCCATTCACTTGAATGTGGTCGAAGATGGTGTAGAAGCAATGGCATTCTTGCGAAAGCAGGACAAATATGTTGAAGCAGCCCATCCAGATATTGTGCTGCTCGATTTAAATCTCCCCAGAAAAGATGGGCGAGAAGTACTGGCAGAAATTAAAGGAGATGAAAACCTCAAGCGAATTCCTGTAGTAATTTTGACGACTTCCCAAGCTGAAGAAGACATCCTCAAAGCCTATAATTTATGTGCAAACTGTTATATAACTAAGCCCGTAGATTTCGATCAATTCGTTAAAATTGTCCAATCAATAGAAAATTTTTGGTTTGCGATCGTAAAACTGCCACCGGAGTAG
- a CDS encoding SAP domain-containing protein, with protein sequence MFTRSELEIKTIAELRDLCRRYGLKPTGNGGYKTSWIVSLMAFPQIAIAQIRQGRGLKSPGFSVTQFLEGVVDEMNSPTDEQAALIKLTMEGKAMSYPDRYDQESLLNLHKAKMYLEMAIGLLN encoded by the coding sequence ATGTTCACAAGGTCAGAACTCGAAATCAAAACTATTGCTGAGTTGAGAGATTTATGTAGGCGTTACGGATTGAAGCCTACTGGGAATGGAGGGTACAAGACCAGTTGGATTGTTAGCTTGATGGCATTTCCACAGATAGCGATCGCTCAAATAAGGCAAGGAAGAGGGTTGAAGTCACCAGGCTTTAGCGTTACTCAATTCCTCGAAGGGGTGGTAGATGAGATGAATTCACCCACTGATGAGCAAGCAGCACTGATCAAGCTGACGATGGAAGGCAAAGCTATGAGCTACCCTGACAGATACGACCAAGAGAGCTTGCTTAACTTGCACAAGGCTAAGATGTATCTTGAAATGGCGATCGGACTGCTAAACTAA
- a CDS encoding diacylglycerol/polyprenol kinase family protein — MLITFSDFTSIPLFWLQIALAVPAEGIAAIWVLLILLIAWVVNRFADKPEIVRKIVHIGTGNVILIAWWLNIPASVGITASILASAITLLSYRLPILPGINSVGRQSLGTFFYSVSFGILVAWFWYLQQPQYAALGILVMTWGDGLAALIGQRFGTHKYKVFGTEKSWEGSLTMMLVSYVVSSLILVGTQGNSWQTWAISLIVAVIATALEAVSFLGIDNLTVPLGSAALAFFLSQLVLS; from the coding sequence TTGTTAATTACATTTTCTGACTTCACCTCAATTCCGCTTTTCTGGCTGCAAATTGCGTTGGCTGTGCCCGCCGAAGGCATCGCTGCAATCTGGGTGTTACTCATCCTCCTAATTGCATGGGTGGTAAACCGCTTTGCCGATAAGCCAGAAATCGTGCGGAAGATAGTTCATATTGGCACTGGTAATGTGATTTTAATCGCTTGGTGGCTAAATATTCCCGCTAGCGTAGGGATTACAGCTTCTATTTTAGCCAGTGCAATCACTTTATTATCCTACCGATTGCCCATTCTTCCTGGTATTAATAGCGTTGGACGGCAAAGTTTAGGGACATTTTTTTACTCTGTCAGTTTCGGTATTTTAGTTGCCTGGTTCTGGTATTTACAACAACCCCAGTACGCAGCACTCGGAATTTTGGTGATGACTTGGGGAGATGGATTAGCAGCCTTGATTGGGCAACGCTTTGGTACACACAAGTATAAAGTTTTTGGGACAGAAAAAAGTTGGGAAGGCTCCCTCACTATGATGCTCGTTAGCTATGTCGTCAGTAGTTTGATTTTAGTTGGAACTCAAGGAAACAGTTGGCAAACTTGGGCGATATCGTTGATAGTGGCAGTTATAGCTACGGCTTTAGAAGCTGTTTCATTTTTGGGTATTGACAATTTGACAGTTCCTTTGGGTAGTGCAGCCCTTGCCTTCTTTTTAAGTCAGTTAGTCTTGAGTTAG